A genomic window from Solanum stenotomum isolate F172 chromosome 10, ASM1918654v1, whole genome shotgun sequence includes:
- the LOC125843246 gene encoding cytochrome P450 87A3: MISVGMSIGAFLILIIIHWVYNWRNPRCNGKLPPGSMGWPLLGETIQFFTPNTTSDIAPFVKERMKRYGPIFRTSVVGRPVIVSTDPDLNYFIFQQEGQSFQSWYPDTFTEIFGRQNVGSLHGFMYKYLKNMVLNLFGSESLKKMLPEVEEVAKNKLKRWSGQTSVEMKEATANMIFDLTAKKLISYDSETSPENLRESFVAFIQGLISFPIDIPGTAFHKCLQGRKKAMKMLKTMLEERRAKPRKEGTDFFDYVLEELQKNDTILTEAIALDLMFVLLFASFETTSLAITLATKFLHDHPLALKELTEEHETIIRSRENPASGLTWKEYKSMKFTFQVINETVRLANIVPAIFRKTLRDINFKGYTIPAGWAVMVCPPAVHLNPAKYQDPLDFNPWRWEGVEINGATRNFMAFGGGMRFCVGTDFTKVQMAVFLHSLVTKYRWQTIGGGNTVRTPGLQFPNGYHVRISEKDEKIL; encoded by the exons ATGATATCAGTTGGTATGAGCATTGGGGCTTTTCTGATTTTGATCATTATACATTGGGTTTACAACTGGAGGAATCCCAGATGCAATGGAAAACTCCCACCAGGTTCAATGGGCTGGCCGTTACTCGGCGAGACCATTCAGTTCTTTACCCCAAATACAACATCAGATATTGCTCCCTTTGTGAAGGAGAGGATGAAAAG GTATGGGCCGATTTTCCGCACTAGCGTGGTGGGCCGTCCTGTTATAGTATCTACAGACCCAGACCTTAATTACTTCATCTTTCAGCAAGAAGGACAGTCGTTTCAGAGCTGGTATCCAGATACATTCACTGAGATATTCGGAAGGCAAAATGTTGGTTCCTTGCATGGTTTCATGTACAAGTACTTGAAGAACATGGTACTAAACCTTTTTGGTTCTGAAAGTCTGAAAAAGATGCTGCCTGAGGTTGAAGAGGTAGcgaaaaataaattgaagaggTGGTCAGGTCAGACAAGTGTAGAGATGAAGGAAGCAACTGCCAAT ATGATATTTGATCTAACTGCCAAAAAGCTAATCAGCTATGATTCTGAGACCTCACCAGAAAATCTGCGGGAAAGTTTTGTAGCTTTTATACAGGGGTTAATTTCCTTTCCTATAGACATTCCCGGAACAGCCTTTCACAAGTGCTTACAG GGAAGAAAGAAGGCAATGAAGATGCTAAAGACAATGCTGGAGGAAAGAAGAGCAAAGCCTAGGAAGGAAGGAACTGATTTCTTTGATTATGTCCTAGAAGAACTTCAAAAGAATGACACAATCCTCACAGAGGCAATAGCTCTGGATTTGATGTTTGTACTGCTCTTTGCCAGCTTCGAGACCACCTCTCTGGCTATAACTTTAGCCACTAAATTTCTTCACGATCATCCTTTGGCTTTAAAAGAATTAACA GAGGAACATGAGACAATAATTAGAAGCAGGGAAAATCCAGCTTCTGGACTTACatggaaagaatataaatcAATGAAATTTACATTTCAG GTTATTAATGAAACAGTCAGACTGGCAAATATTGTTCCTGCTATTTTCCGGAAAACACTAAGAGATATCAACTTCAAAG GGTATACCATTCCAGCTGGTTGGGCGGTTATGGTTTGTCCTCCAGCTGTACACTTAAACCCTGCCAAATATCAAGATCCCCTTGACTTTAATCCGTGGAGATGGGAG GGAGTAGAAATAAATGGAGCAACTCGAAATTTCATGGCTTTTGGTGGTGGTATGAGATTTTGCGTTGGCACAGATTTCACTAAGGTGCAGATGGCTGTCTTTCTCCATTCCCTCGTGACCAAATACAG GTGGCAAACGATTGGAGGAGGAAACACAGTGCGGACTCCTGGTTTACAGTTTCCCAACGGTTACCACGTTAGGATCTCGGAAAAAGATGAGAAGATACTATAG
- the LOC125843247 gene encoding protein HAPLESS 2 produces the protein MKPLVLLLFFTLFLLLQYSSAIQILSKSRLQKCEKVSESNSLNCTNKIIIDLAVPSESSGNEASLVAEIVEVEENSSSNMRTLRVPPVITINKSAAYALYELTYIRDIAYKPQEFYVNTRKCQPDAGADVVQICERLRDENGHIIENTQPTCCPCGDQRRVPSSCGNFFDKMTKGKKNTAHCLRFPDDWFHVFGIGQRSVGFSIRIDVKKQSQNSEVIVGPDNRTATSSDNFLRVNLIGDYVGYTDIPSFDDLYLVIPRQGGPGQPQNLGSNFSMWMLLERVRFTLDGIECNKIGVGYDAFNAQPDFCSAPFWSCLHNQLWNFWDADQNRISRNQVPLYCVQGRFERINQHPNAGSHAFSIGITEVLNTNLLIELNADDIEYVYQRSPGKILSITIPTFEALTQFGTATVTTKNIGEVEASYSLTFDCSAGVSQMEEQFYIMKPNEVMTRAFKLYPASDQAAKYVCSAILKDSDFKEVDRAECQFTTKATVLDNGSQIPFKPPKTNINGFFGSIEDLWKKMWENLTDFLTGKSCRMKCYGFFDFSCHIQNICISWVVMFCLFLAIIPTVIVLLWLLHQKGLFDPLYDWWEDHFSITEDKHMSRRKHNYDADPLRNHHKRSHKNEPRHHKHHRRHTRFHNDPRENLLGEADYYYYLHHVHKDKHKHGKTKSSGITKPLRSRKGEDDHIRHHRRTNERETLGGPIINKKRGDENQEEYLRHKHPILNDTHHKRQSKWKE, from the exons ATGAAACCGCTCGTTCTCCTACTCTTCTTCACTCtgttccttcttcttcaatacTCTTCCGCGATACAAATCCTCTCTAAATCGAGGCTTCAAAAATGCGAGAAAGTTTCCGAATCGAATAGCCTGAACTGCACCAACAAGATTATCATCGACTTGGCCGTTCCGAGCGAATCG AGTGGAAATGAGGCTTCGTTGGTGGCAGAGATAGTTGAAGTGGAAGAGAACTCAAGCAGTAACATGCGAACACTTCGAGTTCCACCGGTGATTACGATTAACAAATCAGCAGCATATGCTTTGTATGAATTGACATATATACGA GATATTGCTTATAAACCGCAAGAATTCTATGTCAATACACGCAAGTGTCAGCCAGATGCAGGGGCAGATGTTGTGCAGATCTGTGAGAG GCTGAGGGATGAGAATGGACACATTATTGAGAATACTCAG CCTACCTGTTGTCCGTGTGGGGATCAGCGAAGGGTTCCTTCATCATGTGGAAACTTTT TTGACAAGATGACGAAAGGGAAGAAAAACACGGCTCACTGTCTACGGTTTCCAGATGACTG GTTCCATGTATTTGGCATTGGGCAGCGCTCAGTTGGATTTAGCATTCGAATTGACGTTAAGAAACAATCTCAGAATTCG GAAGTGATTGTTGGTCCGGACAATAGAACTGCTACATCCAGTGATAATTTTCTGCGGGTGAATCTGATTGGAGATTATGTTGGATACACTGATATTCCGTCTTTTGATGACCTCTACCTTGTCATACCTAGACAG GGTGGCCCAGGTCAACCACAAAATCTGGGGAGCAATTTTTCCATGTGGATGCTACTCGAGAGAGTGAGGTTTACATTAGACGGTATTGAATGTAACAAAATTGGTGTAGGTTACGATGCTTTCAACGCACAGCCAGATTTTTGCTCTGCACCATTTTGGAGTTGCCTGCACAACCAACTATGGAATTTTTGGGAT GCTGACCAGAATAGAATCAGTCGAAATCAGGTGCCGCTATATTGCGTGCAAGGAAGGTTTGAAAGAATCAACCAGCATCCA AATGCAGGAAGTCATGCATTCTCTATTGGAATTACAGAAGTCCTGAACACAAATCTGTTGATAGAACTGAATGCAGATGATATAGAATATGTGTATCAAAG GAGCCCTGGGAAAATTCTCAGCATTACAATCCCAACTTTTGAAGCTCTAACTCAATTCGGAACAGCAACAGttacaacaaaaaatataggTGAAGTGGAAGCGTCCTATAGCCTCACG TTCGATTGCTCAGCCGGCGTCAGCCAAATGGAG GAACAGTTTTATATAATGAAGCCAAATGAAGTCATGACTCGGGCATTCAAGTTGTACCCAGCAAGTGATCAAGCTGCAAAGTATGTCTGTTCAG CCATACTGAAGGATTCAGATTTTAAAGAAGTTGATCGGGCAGAGTGTCAATTTACAACCAAAGCTACTGTTCTTGACAATGGGTCACAG ATTCCGTTTAAACCTCCTAAGACAAACATCAATGGTTTCTTTGGGAGCATTGAGGATCTATGGAAAAAGATGTGGGAGAATTTGACAGATTTTTTAACTGGGAAAAGCTGCAG AATGAAGTGCTATGGATTCTTCGACTTCAGCTGCCATATACAGAACATCTGCATCAGTTGGGTGGTGATGTTTTGTCTGTTCTTGGCAATTATTCCAACAG TGATTGTACTACTCTGGCTTCTTCACCAGAAAGGTCTTTTTGATCCTCTGTATGACTGGTGGGAGGATCATTTTTCAATTACTGAAGATAAACATATGAGTCGTAGGAAGCACAATTATGATGCTGACCCATTAAGAAATCATCATAAGAGAAGTCATAAGAACGAGCCAAGGCATCATAAGCATCATAGAAGGCACACAAGGTTTCACAATGACCCGCGTGAGAATCTTTTGGGTGAAGCTGATTATTATTACTACCTTCATCATGTGCACAAGGATAAGCATAAACATGGAAAAACCAAGAGCTCAGGTATCACAAAGCCACTTCGTTCAAGGAAGGGGGAGGACGACCACATAAGACATCACAGACGAACAAATGAGAGAGAAACCTTGGGAGGACCTATCATAAACAAGAAGAGAGGTGATGAAAATCAAGAGGAATATCTAAGGCACAAACATCCCATCTTAAATGACACACATCATAAGAGGCAAAGCAAGTGGAAAGAATGA